Proteins encoded within one genomic window of Cellulomonas xiejunii:
- a CDS encoding SigE family RNA polymerase sigma factor, which yields MLCGDTHQADELVQQAMVRTYLAWDRAREREPLAYARRVLANQRVSTWRRRRREVLLATSELPERGRDDGQQLHADRDQLVRALALLTARQRRVVVLRHLEGLTEKEVADDLGISVGTVKSTASRALARLREAMGDHDRDDAATPAAGVRDGGVR from the coding sequence TTGCTCTGCGGTGACACGCACCAGGCCGACGAGCTGGTGCAGCAGGCCATGGTGCGCACCTACCTCGCCTGGGACCGGGCGCGAGAGCGCGAGCCGCTCGCGTACGCCCGTCGGGTGCTGGCCAACCAGCGGGTGTCGACGTGGCGACGGCGACGCCGCGAGGTCCTGCTCGCGACGTCCGAGCTCCCCGAGCGCGGCCGCGACGACGGCCAGCAGCTGCACGCGGACCGGGACCAGCTCGTCCGGGCGCTCGCGCTGCTCACGGCACGCCAGCGCCGCGTCGTCGTCCTGCGCCACCTGGAGGGACTGACGGAGAAGGAGGTCGCCGACGACCTGGGCATCTCCGTCGGCACGGTGAAGTCGACCGCGTCCCGGGCGCTCGCCCGGCTGCGCGAGGCGATGGGCGACCACGACCGCGACGACGCCGCGACGCCGGCTGCCGGCGTGCGGGACGGAGGTGTGCGATGA
- a CDS encoding GNAT family N-acetyltransferase, translated as MTALDIRPVTVDDAGELLTLRRAAFVTEAQQYGDPNIPPLTQTLKELKADLEADGVITLGAWWGHRLVGSIRVLVEGGKATLGRFAVAPDLQGKGIGTELLSAILPTLPDGIEEVWVFTGRDSLQNIALYNKAGYEHQHDQTAGDLTYAYLRKLLGEGEVVQA; from the coding sequence ATGACCGCCCTCGACATCCGCCCGGTGACCGTGGACGACGCGGGTGAGCTGCTCACGCTGCGCCGCGCCGCCTTCGTCACCGAGGCGCAGCAGTACGGCGACCCGAACATCCCGCCGCTGACGCAGACGCTCAAGGAGCTCAAGGCCGACCTGGAGGCCGACGGCGTCATCACGCTCGGTGCCTGGTGGGGTCACCGTCTGGTCGGCTCCATCCGCGTGCTCGTCGAGGGCGGCAAGGCCACGCTCGGCCGGTTCGCCGTGGCCCCCGACCTGCAGGGCAAGGGCATCGGCACCGAGCTGCTCTCCGCGATCCTGCCGACGCTGCCGGACGGCATCGAGGAGGTCTGGGTCTTCACGGGCCGCGACTCGCTGCAGAACATCGCCCTGTACAACAAGGCCGGCTACGAGCACCAGCACGACCAGACCGCCGGCGACCTCACGTACGCGTACCTGCGCAAGCTCCTGGGTGAGGGTGAAGTCGTCCAGGCCTGA
- the purU gene encoding formyltetrahydrofolate deformylase encodes MSHTSPVDPTHLVLTLSCPDQPGIVAAVAGLLAEHGGNITESQQFGDPLSGLFFMRVQVTTDAGDDVLRAGLTRLADRFGMTWRLDVAGRPVRTLVMVSTTAHCLNDLAFRQRSENLPVDLVAVVSNHDVLRPMADFYGIPFHHVPVTAATKAAAEARLLELVEELDVELVVLARYMQILSDDLCRRLQGRVINIHHSFLPSFKGARPYAQAHQRGVKLIGATAHYVTGDLDEGPIIEQDVERVDHTHAVEHLVALGQDVERRALARAVRWHAEHRVLLDGTRTIVFR; translated from the coding sequence GTGTCACACACTTCGCCCGTCGACCCGACGCACCTCGTCCTGACCCTGTCCTGCCCCGACCAGCCCGGCATCGTCGCGGCCGTCGCCGGTCTGCTGGCCGAGCACGGGGGCAACATCACCGAGTCGCAGCAGTTCGGTGACCCGTTGTCCGGGTTGTTCTTCATGCGCGTGCAGGTGACGACGGACGCCGGGGACGACGTGCTGCGGGCGGGCCTGACCCGGCTCGCGGACCGGTTCGGCATGACGTGGCGACTGGACGTCGCGGGCCGACCCGTCCGCACGCTGGTCATGGTGTCGACGACGGCGCACTGCCTCAACGACCTGGCGTTCCGGCAGCGCTCGGAGAACCTGCCCGTGGACCTCGTCGCCGTCGTGTCCAACCACGACGTGCTGCGCCCCATGGCCGACTTCTACGGCATCCCGTTCCACCACGTGCCGGTGACGGCGGCGACGAAGGCGGCGGCCGAGGCGCGCCTGCTCGAGCTGGTCGAGGAGCTCGATGTGGAGCTCGTCGTGCTCGCGCGCTACATGCAGATCCTGTCCGACGACCTGTGCCGGCGCCTGCAGGGCCGGGTCATCAACATCCACCACTCGTTCCTGCCGTCGTTCAAGGGCGCACGCCCCTACGCGCAGGCGCACCAGCGCGGCGTCAAGCTCATCGGGGCGACGGCGCACTACGTGACGGGCGACCTCGACGAGGGCCCGATCATCGAGCAGGACGTCGAGCGTGTGGACCACACGCACGCGGTCGAGCACCTCGTGGCCCTGGGTCAGGACGTCGAGCGCCGTGCGCTGGCACGCGCCGTGCGCTGGCACGCCGAGCACCGCGTGCTGCTGGACGGCACCCGGACGATCGTCTTCCGCTGA
- a CDS encoding extracellular catalytic domain type 1 short-chain-length polyhydroxyalkanoate depolymerase has translation MRLFRTRGRGAVRVGLLGTVVALALAGAAQLAGAPAAQAASLVEVTGFGTNPGGLRMYQFVPDRLPANPGVLVVVHYCTGSAQAMYSGQQFDELASQHGYIVVYPSTNRPGNCFDVSSSAAMTRDGGSDPQSIVQMVRHVQQRYTTDTSRVFITGTSSGAMTTQLVLAEYPDVFAAGAAFAGVPATCFSTGGAKPGTTAQAGWNSDCAQGRRILSAQQWGDLARATYPGYSGKRPRVQLWHGSNDETLSSQNHTEAVKQWTNVMGISSTPASTETIGNRTRARYGGTGTQALLEANLLQGVTHNLPVDAAAAIAFFGLDQTSTTPTPTPTPTPTPTPTATTTPTPTPTPTPTPTVTPTPTPTPTPTPTPTPTPTPTTGAPAGTCSVAYSVNQWNTGFTANLTIANTSSSAINGWTLSWAFPSGQQVTQAWSSEVEQSGSRVTARNAPWNGTIPAGGSVQIGFNGSHSGTNASPSSFTLNGATCTNG, from the coding sequence ATGAGACTGTTCCGCACCCGCGGTCGCGGCGCCGTACGTGTCGGCCTGCTGGGCACTGTGGTCGCGCTGGCGCTGGCGGGAGCTGCGCAGCTCGCCGGCGCACCGGCGGCGCAGGCCGCCTCGCTGGTCGAGGTGACCGGCTTCGGCACCAACCCCGGCGGCCTGCGCATGTACCAGTTCGTGCCCGACCGCCTGCCCGCCAACCCCGGCGTGCTGGTCGTCGTGCACTACTGCACCGGCAGCGCGCAGGCGATGTACAGCGGCCAGCAGTTCGACGAGCTCGCCTCCCAGCACGGGTACATCGTCGTGTACCCCAGCACGAACCGGCCGGGCAACTGCTTCGACGTCTCGTCGTCGGCCGCGATGACGCGTGACGGCGGCTCGGACCCGCAGAGCATCGTGCAGATGGTCCGGCACGTGCAGCAGCGCTACACGACGGACACGTCGCGCGTCTTCATCACGGGGACGTCGTCGGGTGCCATGACGACCCAGCTGGTGCTGGCCGAGTACCCCGACGTCTTCGCAGCCGGTGCCGCGTTCGCCGGCGTCCCCGCCACGTGCTTCTCGACCGGTGGCGCGAAGCCGGGCACGACGGCGCAGGCCGGCTGGAACAGCGACTGCGCCCAGGGCCGGCGCATCCTGTCCGCCCAGCAGTGGGGCGACCTCGCCCGGGCCACGTACCCCGGCTACAGCGGCAAGCGCCCCCGCGTCCAGCTGTGGCACGGCAGCAACGACGAGACCCTGAGCTCGCAGAACCACACCGAGGCCGTCAAGCAGTGGACGAACGTGATGGGGATCAGCTCGACCCCCGCCTCGACCGAGACCATCGGCAACCGCACGCGCGCCCGCTACGGCGGTACCGGCACGCAGGCGCTGCTGGAGGCCAACCTCCTGCAGGGCGTGACGCACAACCTGCCGGTCGACGCTGCCGCGGCGATCGCGTTCTTCGGCCTCGACCAGACGAGCACGACGCCCACCCCGACACCCACGCCCACCCCGACACCCACACCCACGGCGACCACCACACCCACACCCACACCGACGCCGACGCCGACGCCGACGGTCACCCCGACCCCGACCCCGACCCCGACCCCGACGCCTACCCCGACCCCGACGCCCACCCCGACGACCGGCGCCCCGGCCGGGACGTGCTCCGTCGCGTACTCCGTCAACCAGTGGAACACCGGTTTCACGGCCAACCTCACGATCGCCAACACGTCGTCCAGCGCGATCAACGGGTGGACCCTGAGCTGGGCCTTCCCCTCCGGCCAGCAGGTCACCCAGGCCTGGAGCAGTGAGGTGGAGCAGTCCGGCAGCCGGGTGACGGCGCGGAACGCACCGTGGAACGGCACGATCCCGGCCGGCGGCTCGGTGCAGATCGGCTTCAACGGGTCGCACTCCGGCACCAACGCGTCACCGTCGTCGTTCACGCTGAACGGCGCCACCTGCACCAACGGCTGA